The following proteins are co-located in the Myxococcus fulvus genome:
- a CDS encoding LVIVD repeat-containing protein, which translates to MPLFLRSSWVLSVTWGLLLCASPGCRDKSDPTPDAGSPVDSGTPDAGTPPWDGTYTVLEELGDGTGDPGVLAPCDVVPQVGESPAGGCLDPSVFDLSACDTSTLANVPADGIFHTRLRRETAQPDGGLVGSYYTVTMDLVGDGGPSKFYYAPVTHEVREADRLLLGVHTVGRDGGSTTTVLAGCEAPDHRSFTGCFARCTNGRVTQRATAHADRMLWREGEAESSGGLSLVSETYVAQGTPLDIYVAKNHAYVVSANAYLRPGKPGGITVFDVTDRSHPVLKKVISLPDDQLWNSVWVKGDALYVASQDTGIVVFDISDPADPKLVRRVPSSAPYAVHTVLVDGDRLYGMGLWPSSNTLVFDVSTPLEPVLLQRLAFPLAGAYDGAHDAFAYQGRLYISHFEGGLKVVDVTNPDAMPLLGTYTYPNTTAHHNAVGTFAGRTLVFEGGENHGAHLRVLDATDPAHIVKIGEFRLRPTTSIHNILLVGSRLYVAWYQEGVRVLDVSNPTQPRQVAWYNTHRETDPERTDDVFEGAIGIRIPGDGYVYVVDTSRGLLILNELAGP; encoded by the coding sequence ATGCCTTTGTTCCTTCGCTCGTCCTGGGTGCTCTCCGTCACATGGGGTCTGCTGCTCTGCGCATCCCCAGGCTGCCGCGACAAGTCAGACCCCACACCCGATGCAGGCTCGCCCGTCGATTCGGGCACCCCCGATGCCGGGACACCTCCGTGGGACGGTACGTACACCGTGCTCGAGGAGCTCGGCGACGGCACGGGAGACCCGGGCGTGCTCGCGCCCTGCGACGTCGTCCCCCAGGTGGGCGAGAGCCCCGCCGGTGGATGCCTGGACCCGTCCGTCTTCGACCTCTCCGCCTGCGACACCTCGACGCTCGCCAACGTCCCGGCGGACGGCATCTTCCACACGCGACTGCGACGGGAGACCGCGCAGCCGGACGGCGGCCTGGTGGGCTCGTACTACACCGTGACGATGGACCTGGTCGGCGACGGCGGCCCCAGCAAGTTCTACTACGCGCCCGTCACCCACGAAGTGCGCGAAGCGGACCGCCTGCTCCTCGGCGTCCACACCGTGGGCCGCGACGGAGGCAGCACCACCACCGTGCTGGCCGGCTGCGAGGCGCCCGACCACCGCTCCTTCACGGGCTGCTTCGCCCGATGCACCAACGGCCGGGTGACCCAGCGGGCCACCGCGCACGCCGACCGCATGCTGTGGCGCGAGGGCGAAGCCGAGTCCTCCGGTGGCCTCTCGCTCGTGTCCGAGACGTACGTCGCGCAGGGCACCCCGCTGGACATCTACGTCGCGAAGAACCACGCCTACGTCGTCTCCGCCAACGCGTATCTGCGCCCCGGCAAGCCCGGCGGCATCACCGTCTTCGACGTGACGGACCGGAGCCACCCGGTGCTGAAGAAGGTCATCAGCCTGCCGGATGACCAGCTCTGGAACAGCGTGTGGGTGAAGGGGGATGCGCTGTACGTCGCCAGCCAGGACACCGGCATCGTGGTCTTCGACATCTCCGACCCCGCGGACCCGAAGCTCGTGCGCCGCGTGCCCTCCAGCGCGCCCTACGCGGTGCACACGGTGCTGGTGGACGGAGACCGCCTCTACGGCATGGGCCTGTGGCCCTCCAGCAACACGCTGGTGTTCGACGTGTCCACGCCGCTCGAGCCCGTGCTGCTCCAGCGGCTCGCCTTCCCCCTGGCCGGCGCCTACGACGGAGCCCATGACGCCTTCGCCTACCAGGGCCGGCTCTACATCAGCCACTTCGAGGGCGGCCTCAAGGTCGTCGACGTCACGAACCCGGACGCCATGCCGCTGCTCGGGACGTACACGTACCCGAACACCACCGCGCACCACAACGCGGTGGGCACCTTCGCCGGGCGCACCCTCGTCTTCGAGGGCGGCGAGAACCACGGCGCGCACCTGCGCGTGCTGGACGCCACCGACCCGGCCCACATCGTGAAGATTGGCGAGTTCCGGCTCCGGCCCACCACGTCCATCCACAACATCCTGCTGGTGGGCTCGCGCCTGTACGTCGCGTGGTACCAGGAGGGCGTGCGGGTGCTGGACGTGTCCAACCCCACGCAGCCCCGGCAGGTGGCCTGGTACAACACGCACCGCGAGACGGACCCGGAGCGGACCGATGACGTCTTCGAGGGCGCCATCGGCATCCGCATTCCGGGAGACGGCTACGTGTACGTCGTCGACACGTCACGTGGCCTGCTCATCCTGAACGAGCTCGCGGGACCCTAA
- a CDS encoding HEAT repeat domain-containing protein — translation MRRKRLNVVALAAVLLLAGLGGVWWKNATDTTSSDPTAAHVRAKTHTLPSPGATASEPLAPQGRQPRVPGTLHRHALTLGLTMSFTGQPAPQGAAPPGMRITLKGEWDEGLVSVEGAEVIARFQLRPTAFTLDVEGQGALSPETRQAMEAALSQPFFVTRDARGAVTLTHFEQGVDELAMGLLRSVVATSQFVREGAPTSTWRTEEQDTSGQYSAEYQRQGERRFDKRKREYTAVATPQGLQPLGTSPRMSVSGGATFELGEDGGLQSLQSREQLTVESGQGMPTVTNAMELTLRLLERRQEPTLVGAFAARSGRLRAAALASFQGQAADPLAHHRQVLGKRRLEDILADLLSLPSDEKARDDARTRALEQLRALLLLRPEEAARIPALLRTQGLSPLAASSMLGALSAASTPESLRALVQATGDTALTSDVRMDAVSALGMADNPIREGVDTLRQLSRTDDPKLRGTATLALGNAALQMSDTAGRDAEALVQELKSDYRAARDAEERALLLRSLGNTRSPGVLDTLTEALRSDSSRVREAALVALRNIPGPEADRLLLERLVNDTASEVRRAAVFACGFRPLEPLLLPVLGQALREDTSDGVRSDILQLLGQHRHATPGALALLRWASQHEKNPDLRRMANTYVETPTTPQP, via the coding sequence ATGCGCCGCAAGCGGCTGAACGTCGTCGCGTTGGCAGCCGTCCTGCTCCTGGCGGGACTGGGTGGCGTGTGGTGGAAGAATGCCACCGACACGACGTCTTCCGACCCCACCGCCGCCCACGTCCGCGCGAAGACGCACACCCTCCCGAGCCCCGGCGCGACGGCCTCCGAGCCCCTCGCGCCACAAGGTCGACAGCCCAGGGTGCCGGGCACGCTGCACCGTCACGCGCTGACGCTGGGGCTGACGATGTCCTTCACCGGACAGCCCGCGCCCCAGGGCGCCGCGCCGCCCGGCATGCGCATCACCCTGAAGGGCGAGTGGGACGAGGGCCTCGTCTCGGTGGAGGGCGCGGAGGTCATCGCGCGCTTCCAGCTCAGGCCCACCGCCTTCACGCTCGACGTGGAGGGCCAGGGCGCGCTGTCGCCCGAGACGCGCCAGGCGATGGAGGCGGCGCTGTCCCAGCCCTTCTTCGTGACGCGGGACGCGCGCGGCGCGGTGACGCTCACCCACTTCGAGCAGGGCGTGGACGAGCTGGCGATGGGGCTGCTCCGCTCGGTGGTGGCCACGTCCCAGTTCGTGCGGGAGGGCGCGCCCACGTCGACGTGGCGGACCGAGGAGCAGGACACCTCCGGCCAGTACTCGGCGGAGTACCAGCGCCAGGGCGAGCGCCGCTTCGACAAGCGCAAGCGCGAGTACACCGCCGTGGCCACGCCCCAGGGGCTCCAGCCGCTCGGGACGTCGCCGCGCATGAGCGTCAGCGGGGGCGCCACCTTCGAGCTGGGCGAGGACGGAGGGCTCCAGTCGCTCCAGTCGCGCGAGCAGCTCACCGTGGAGTCCGGCCAGGGCATGCCCACGGTGACGAACGCGATGGAGCTGACGCTGCGGCTCTTGGAGCGCCGCCAGGAGCCGACGCTCGTGGGCGCCTTCGCCGCGCGCTCCGGGCGTCTGCGCGCCGCCGCGCTGGCGAGCTTCCAGGGACAGGCGGCGGACCCGCTCGCGCACCACCGGCAGGTGCTGGGCAAGCGCCGCCTGGAGGACATCCTCGCGGACCTGCTCTCGCTGCCGTCCGACGAGAAGGCCCGCGACGACGCCCGCACGCGCGCCCTGGAGCAGCTGCGCGCCCTGTTGCTGCTGCGCCCCGAGGAGGCCGCGCGCATCCCCGCGCTGTTGCGCACCCAGGGCCTGTCCCCGCTGGCCGCCAGCTCCATGCTGGGCGCGCTCTCCGCGGCGAGCACGCCGGAGTCACTGCGCGCGCTCGTCCAGGCCACGGGGGACACCGCGCTCACGTCGGACGTGCGCATGGACGCCGTCTCCGCGCTGGGCATGGCGGACAACCCCATCCGCGAGGGCGTGGACACGCTGCGGCAGCTGTCGCGCACCGACGACCCGAAGCTGCGCGGCACCGCCACGCTGGCGCTGGGCAACGCGGCGCTCCAGATGAGCGACACCGCGGGCCGCGACGCGGAGGCGCTCGTGCAGGAGCTGAAGAGCGACTACCGCGCCGCGCGCGACGCCGAAGAGCGCGCCCTGCTCCTGCGCTCGCTGGGCAACACCCGCTCGCCGGGCGTGCTCGACACCCTCACCGAGGCCCTGCGCTCCGACTCCTCCCGGGTGCGCGAGGCCGCGCTCGTCGCCCTGCGCAACATCCCCGGCCCGGAGGCGGACCGGCTGCTCCTGGAGCGGCTGGTGAACGACACCGCCTCCGAGGTGCGCCGCGCCGCCGTCTTCGCCTGCGGCTTCCGCCCGCTCGAGCCGCTACTCCTGCCCGTGCTGGGACAGGCCCTGCGAGAAGACACCTCCGACGGCGTGCGCTCCGACATCCTCCAACTGCTCGGCCAGCACCGCCACGCCACCCCGGGCGCCCTGGCCCTGCTGCGCTGGGCGAGCCAGCACGAGAAGAACCCGGACCTGCGACGCATGGCCAACACCTACGTGGAAACCCCCACCACACCTCAACCCTGA
- a CDS encoding FG-GAP repeat domain-containing protein codes for MFRYFSLGWACCALLACSSSTISPRGFPDVQWLGFTEARVTHAAGGTQARGLHTADVDGDGVKDLVLVASQTEQVCILDGAGKGAFAAPRCLSAGTTPMDVAVSDVNADRRPDLLIVGHFANALTVRLGASDGTFREGVPHSLGNHSQQVRVADLDGDGLVDAMTKNAGSGGYFNITFLKGKGDGTFGAAVPHSVTGLPRDLVLADVNADGRPDVLVLNTNSFTVDVLLATARGELSAAAPVRFAGSADDEPFRLVSMDVNGDGLLDLVISHSVSDSGYLSVHLGDGRGGFTEASSFPADAPGEMVVADFNQDGREDVAFAGLAGGVYLLLGEEAGLLGAPSLVAAGTTPSSLVAEDLDQDGFPDLAWTTRDSVEVLLGSTVRVPRR; via the coding sequence ATGTTCCGATACTTCTCTCTCGGGTGGGCCTGCTGCGCGCTGCTGGCGTGCTCGTCCTCCACCATCTCGCCCCGTGGCTTCCCGGACGTCCAGTGGCTGGGCTTCACCGAGGCGCGGGTGACACACGCCGCGGGCGGCACCCAGGCGCGCGGGCTGCACACGGCCGACGTCGATGGGGACGGCGTGAAGGACCTGGTCCTGGTCGCCTCGCAGACCGAGCAGGTCTGCATCCTGGACGGAGCGGGGAAGGGCGCCTTCGCCGCGCCCCGCTGTCTGTCAGCGGGCACCACGCCCATGGACGTGGCGGTCAGCGACGTGAACGCGGACCGTCGTCCGGACCTGCTCATCGTCGGCCACTTCGCCAACGCGTTGACGGTGCGGCTGGGCGCGTCGGACGGCACCTTCCGGGAGGGTGTGCCCCACTCGCTGGGCAATCACTCGCAGCAGGTGCGCGTGGCGGACCTGGACGGTGACGGGCTGGTGGACGCGATGACGAAGAACGCGGGCTCGGGGGGCTACTTCAACATCACCTTCCTGAAGGGGAAGGGGGACGGGACCTTCGGCGCGGCGGTGCCCCACTCCGTCACGGGGCTGCCGCGAGATCTGGTGCTCGCGGACGTGAACGCGGATGGCCGGCCCGACGTGCTGGTGCTCAACACCAACAGCTTCACGGTGGACGTGCTGCTCGCGACGGCGCGCGGTGAGCTGTCCGCGGCGGCGCCCGTGCGCTTCGCCGGCTCCGCGGACGACGAGCCCTTCCGCCTCGTGTCGATGGACGTGAATGGGGACGGGCTGCTGGACCTGGTCATCTCGCACAGCGTCTCGGACTCCGGCTACCTCTCGGTGCACCTGGGTGACGGGCGGGGCGGCTTCACCGAGGCGTCCTCCTTCCCCGCGGACGCGCCGGGCGAGATGGTGGTCGCGGACTTCAACCAGGATGGTCGCGAGGACGTCGCCTTCGCGGGGCTGGCGGGGGGCGTCTACCTGCTGCTCGGCGAGGAGGCCGGGCTGCTGGGGGCGCCCTCGCTCGTGGCCGCGGGCACGACGCCTTCATCGCTGGTGGCGGAGGACCTGGACCAGGACGGCTTCCCGGACCTGGCCTGGACGACGCGCGACTCGGTGGAGGTGCTCCTGGGCTCCACCGTCCGTGTCCCGCGCCGCTGA
- a CDS encoding Hint domain-containing protein — translation MKNVFIAAAVFSVCLSSTALAQLSTRCFQDDQLVTIELARGRNAWARKCGLITASREAYLNTENEYQVFTNGCFAYPAVPAGSTCSFHVPADEASACITGLNKLGTCVAGCTTPTQKVAFDGRMLPIPEAYASGVTTVTALSPTSEPGLLRYGEQTIRSYVAGDTQEDIFALETKEGRRLEVTAEHPMVLGDGTMVKARTLQAGDTLMGADGKTLHLTRVTVFSFKGQVWNVRPESQVKLENVMNAEGFLTGSVRFQNEWAQDDYRLSLRDEVDVGGL, via the coding sequence ATGAAGAACGTCTTCATCGCAGCCGCAGTCTTCTCGGTGTGTCTGTCGAGCACCGCCCTGGCGCAGCTGTCCACGCGCTGCTTCCAGGACGACCAGCTCGTCACGATTGAGCTCGCCCGGGGCCGCAACGCCTGGGCGCGCAAGTGTGGCCTCATCACCGCCTCGCGCGAGGCGTACCTGAACACGGAGAACGAGTACCAGGTCTTCACCAACGGCTGCTTCGCGTACCCGGCGGTGCCCGCGGGCTCCACGTGCAGCTTCCACGTGCCCGCGGACGAGGCCTCCGCGTGCATCACCGGCCTGAACAAGCTGGGCACCTGCGTGGCGGGCTGCACCACGCCCACCCAGAAGGTGGCCTTCGACGGCCGCATGCTGCCGATTCCGGAGGCGTACGCGTCCGGCGTCACCACCGTCACGGCGCTGAGCCCCACCTCCGAGCCGGGGCTCCTGCGCTACGGCGAGCAGACCATCCGCAGCTACGTGGCGGGTGACACGCAGGAGGACATCTTCGCCCTGGAGACGAAGGAGGGCCGCCGGCTGGAGGTCACCGCGGAGCACCCGATGGTGCTCGGCGACGGGACGATGGTGAAGGCGCGCACGCTGCAGGCCGGCGACACGCTGATGGGCGCCGACGGCAAGACGCTGCACCTGACGCGCGTCACCGTGTTCAGCTTCAAGGGCCAGGTGTGGAACGTCCGGCCGGAGAGCCAGGTGAAGCTGGAGAACGTGATGAACGCGGAGGGCTTCCTCACCGGCTCCGTGCGCTTCCAGAACGAGTGGGCGCAGGATGACTACCGGCTGTCCTTGAGGGACGAGGTCGACGTCGGCGGCCTGTAG
- a CDS encoding M4 family metallopeptidase, whose product MWGAACGEAPVDPTRDNTPETRQAALAALGRVEVVDAGRDGTPSFIRGTLGTVDRSLVSLKAADALAPVLRGLAPVFGLRAEELTVRTSRTDELGYTHVRYDQTRHGVPVKGGELVVHVDDKGLVYAANGSARGAGEPSTLARLPLHAVTDAALEGLETLKVEGEPRFVYFLGAEGPLSAAYEVLRVGTREDAPAKDRVYVDASSGRVLDVHPLIHGGLNRRVHSANNQWTTPGTLRRQEGGGATGDAHIDRNYDHIGTTYACYETIFGRDSFDDRGATITSTVHYGSAYVNAYWDGIQIVFGDGDNVNSGQLGLDLDVVSHEITHAVTQYESGLVYRNESGALNESLSDIAAAICESWARGGALDADVWKIGEDIWTPNISGDALRYMDNPTRDNSSRDFYPERYTGTADNGGVHWNSGIPNLVFKLLVTGGTHPRGKSGVNVGGIGMNRAAQTFYFAATTYFTSTTTMSQAKAYTVQAATDRYDASVVNSVRDAWSAAGVP is encoded by the coding sequence ATGTGGGGCGCCGCTTGCGGCGAGGCCCCGGTGGACCCGACCCGGGACAACACCCCGGAGACTCGACAGGCCGCGCTGGCGGCGCTGGGCCGCGTGGAAGTCGTCGACGCGGGCAGGGACGGCACCCCGAGCTTCATCCGCGGCACGCTCGGCACGGTGGACCGCTCGCTCGTCTCGCTGAAGGCGGCGGACGCGCTCGCGCCCGTGCTACGGGGACTCGCCCCCGTGTTCGGCCTGCGTGCCGAGGAGCTCACCGTGCGCACCAGCCGCACGGACGAGCTGGGCTACACCCACGTGCGCTACGACCAGACCCGTCACGGTGTCCCCGTGAAGGGCGGCGAGCTGGTGGTGCACGTCGATGACAAGGGCCTCGTGTACGCGGCCAACGGCTCGGCGCGGGGCGCGGGGGAGCCGTCGACGCTCGCGCGGCTGCCGCTGCACGCCGTCACCGACGCGGCGCTGGAGGGCCTGGAGACGCTGAAGGTCGAGGGCGAGCCGCGCTTCGTCTACTTCCTGGGCGCCGAGGGTCCGCTGTCGGCCGCCTATGAAGTGCTGCGCGTGGGCACCCGCGAGGACGCGCCCGCGAAGGACCGCGTCTACGTGGACGCGTCGTCGGGCCGCGTGCTGGACGTGCACCCGCTCATCCACGGAGGGCTCAACCGGCGCGTCCACTCGGCCAACAACCAGTGGACCACGCCCGGCACCCTGCGGCGCCAGGAGGGTGGCGGGGCCACGGGCGACGCCCACATCGACCGGAACTACGACCACATCGGCACCACGTACGCCTGCTACGAGACCATCTTCGGTCGCGACTCGTTCGACGACCGGGGCGCCACCATCACCAGCACCGTCCACTACGGCTCCGCGTATGTGAATGCGTACTGGGACGGCATCCAGATTGTGTTCGGGGATGGCGACAACGTGAACTCGGGCCAGCTCGGGTTGGATTTGGACGTGGTGTCGCACGAAATCACCCACGCGGTGACGCAGTACGAGTCGGGGCTCGTGTACCGCAACGAGTCCGGCGCGCTGAACGAGAGCCTGTCGGACATCGCGGCGGCCATCTGCGAGAGCTGGGCGCGCGGCGGGGCGCTGGACGCGGACGTCTGGAAGATTGGCGAGGACATCTGGACGCCGAACATCTCCGGGGACGCGCTGCGCTACATGGACAACCCCACGCGCGACAACTCGTCGCGTGACTTCTACCCCGAGCGCTACACGGGCACCGCCGACAACGGTGGCGTGCACTGGAACTCGGGCATCCCCAACCTGGTCTTCAAGCTGCTCGTCACGGGCGGCACGCACCCGCGCGGCAAGTCGGGCGTCAACGTGGGCGGCATCGGCATGAACCGCGCGGCGCAGACCTTCTACTTCGCCGCGACGACCTACTTCACGTCGACGACGACCATGTCCCAGGCCAAGGCCTACACCGTGCAGGCCGCGACGGACCGGTACGACGCCTCGGTCGTGAACTCGGTGCGCGACGCCTGGAGCGCCGCGGGCGTGCCCTGA
- a CDS encoding M1 family aminopeptidase, producing MRSIPGWSAQKLAGVLTRVGWGLWALGALGCGPTVEPEGAHDALDAQSHPFVPLWPEGDFSARVTRYDYDFATQTGEAKSTLYLDVAPPGGDCFVVNAPQGLTGLRWNDAEPTRSESTEQGLRVCGRGQFAGQVKLEARYTVPLETYDFTQVGFSRRTDRGGNTFSYLLSWVESCDRFGPCDDRTDQLTQYVFTVKHLAGERVLCPGQLTRPDSTTTKCTLTGLTKAPTYSSFAVASNPAWRASTFTEQSSKFKVVFHEVTGGKLASSLVVADVKAYLNWVIGELGPLPYGTELRVAGAPTEWLGVEHPANLILREDLPDLRRDYANMTMHTLMHEVVHQWAGNRTTLSSPFDFVWKEAIAEYLTYRYERQGRPAGEAEQTRAYWDRLARTAAYYPQPEDDPAPVFLSYASDVYGTGPMLLFLQLEPLLGENIVLQAIKNFLSFPGDRSVADLRSALEQASGEDLGPYFDAWVYGGGDPDWPFFEVSHALEDGELTLTAVQRSVSGTAYPVSVDVLVEGATERRLVTLNYGLSPQSDTLSVTVPFPEPVVQVTVDPENRVVNRRFLGLDAEPAPARWLF from the coding sequence ATGCGAAGCATCCCAGGATGGTCCGCGCAGAAGCTGGCAGGTGTTCTCACGCGGGTGGGTTGGGGATTGTGGGCGCTCGGGGCGCTCGGCTGTGGCCCCACGGTGGAGCCGGAGGGAGCCCACGACGCGCTCGATGCGCAGTCACACCCGTTCGTGCCCCTGTGGCCCGAGGGCGACTTCTCCGCGCGGGTGACTCGCTACGACTACGACTTCGCCACGCAGACGGGCGAGGCGAAGTCCACGCTGTACCTGGACGTCGCGCCGCCGGGCGGTGACTGCTTCGTGGTGAACGCGCCCCAGGGGCTCACCGGACTGCGCTGGAACGACGCCGAGCCGACCCGCTCGGAGTCCACCGAGCAGGGCCTCCGCGTCTGCGGCCGCGGCCAGTTCGCGGGCCAGGTGAAGCTGGAGGCGCGCTACACGGTGCCCCTGGAGACGTACGACTTCACCCAGGTGGGCTTCTCGCGCCGCACGGACAGGGGTGGCAACACCTTCTCGTATCTCTTGAGCTGGGTGGAGTCATGTGACCGCTTCGGGCCGTGCGACGACCGCACGGACCAGCTCACGCAGTACGTCTTCACCGTGAAGCACCTGGCGGGCGAGCGGGTGCTGTGCCCGGGACAGCTCACGCGCCCCGACAGCACCACCACGAAGTGCACGCTCACCGGCCTCACCAAGGCCCCCACGTACTCGTCGTTCGCGGTGGCCTCCAACCCCGCGTGGCGCGCGAGCACGTTCACCGAGCAGTCCAGCAAGTTCAAGGTCGTCTTCCACGAGGTGACCGGCGGCAAGCTCGCCTCGTCGCTGGTGGTCGCGGACGTGAAGGCGTACCTCAACTGGGTCATCGGCGAGCTGGGCCCGCTGCCGTACGGCACCGAGCTGCGCGTGGCGGGCGCGCCCACCGAGTGGCTGGGCGTGGAGCACCCCGCCAACCTCATCCTGCGCGAGGACCTGCCGGACCTGCGGCGCGACTACGCGAACATGACGATGCACACGCTGATGCACGAGGTGGTGCACCAGTGGGCGGGCAACCGCACCACGCTGTCGAGCCCGTTCGACTTCGTGTGGAAGGAGGCCATCGCCGAGTACCTCACGTACCGCTACGAGCGTCAGGGCCGCCCCGCGGGCGAGGCCGAGCAGACGCGCGCGTACTGGGACAGGCTGGCGCGCACCGCCGCGTACTACCCGCAGCCCGAGGACGACCCGGCCCCCGTCTTCCTCTCCTACGCGTCGGACGTCTACGGCACCGGGCCCATGCTCCTGTTCCTCCAGTTGGAGCCGCTGCTGGGCGAGAACATCGTCCTGCAGGCCATCAAGAACTTCCTGTCCTTCCCCGGGGACCGGAGCGTCGCGGACCTGCGCTCCGCGCTGGAGCAGGCCTCCGGTGAGGACCTGGGGCCGTACTTCGACGCGTGGGTGTACGGCGGCGGAGACCCGGACTGGCCCTTCTTCGAGGTGAGCCATGCGCTGGAGGACGGCGAGCTCACCCTCACCGCCGTCCAGCGCTCCGTGTCCGGCACGGCCTACCCCGTCTCCGTGGACGTCCTCGTCGAGGGCGCCACCGAGCGCAGGCTGGTGACGCTGAACTACGGGCTGTCGCCGCAGTCGGACACGCTGAGCGTGACGGTGCCCTTCCCGGAGCCGGTGGTGCAGGTGACGGTGGACCCCGAGAACCGCGTGGTGAACCGCCGCTTCCTCGGGCTCGACGCCGAGCCGGCCCCCGCGCGCTGGCTGTTCTGA
- a CDS encoding Hint domain-containing protein → MKRLSYLVVLACAVLSTTASAQLSTRCFTDDQLTTYTLSQGRNNWSFRCGYITQAKRDFLNAEGEYQVYASGCYSFAATGPTATCTFFIPADENAPCIPGLVKLGTCVTGCYTAKEKVSFGGEYWPIADAYASGVRTVTALTKDASLVAPTTGEQAIRAFVAGETVEDVFALQTVDGRHVEVTSEHPMVLATGEMVKAKTLQAGDVLLGVRGEKVELQDVSVFRYEGTTWNVQPLSKEKIENVLDVEGLLTGSVRFQNEWADDHYRLSLRDEASVDGL, encoded by the coding sequence ATGAAGCGACTGTCGTATCTGGTTGTCCTCGCGTGCGCGGTGCTTTCCACGACGGCGTCGGCACAGCTGTCCACGCGCTGCTTCACCGACGACCAGCTCACCACGTACACGCTGTCCCAGGGTCGCAACAACTGGTCCTTCCGGTGCGGCTACATCACCCAGGCCAAGCGGGACTTCCTGAACGCGGAGGGCGAGTACCAGGTGTACGCGAGCGGCTGTTACTCCTTCGCCGCCACGGGCCCCACGGCCACGTGCACCTTCTTCATCCCCGCGGACGAGAACGCGCCCTGCATCCCCGGGCTGGTGAAGCTGGGCACGTGCGTGACGGGTTGCTACACGGCCAAGGAGAAGGTGTCCTTCGGCGGTGAGTACTGGCCCATCGCGGATGCGTATGCGTCCGGCGTGCGCACGGTGACGGCGCTCACGAAGGACGCGTCGCTGGTGGCGCCCACCACGGGCGAGCAGGCCATCCGCGCCTTCGTCGCCGGCGAGACGGTGGAGGACGTGTTCGCGCTGCAGACGGTGGACGGCCGCCACGTCGAGGTGACGTCCGAGCACCCCATGGTGCTCGCCACCGGTGAGATGGTGAAGGCCAAGACGCTCCAGGCCGGCGACGTGCTGCTCGGCGTGCGCGGCGAGAAGGTGGAGCTCCAGGACGTCTCCGTCTTCCGCTACGAGGGGACCACCTGGAACGTGCAGCCGCTCAGCAAGGAGAAGATTGAGAACGTGCTGGACGTGGAGGGCCTGCTGACGGGCTCGGTGCGCTTCCAGAACGAGTGGGCGGACGACCACTACCGGTTGTCGCTGCGTGACGAGGCCAGCGTCGACGGCCTGTAG